One region of Culex pipiens pallens isolate TS chromosome 2, TS_CPP_V2, whole genome shotgun sequence genomic DNA includes:
- the LOC120412841 gene encoding uncharacterized protein LOC120412841, producing the protein MKPVGFYLVGLLLVGLCLSSVEGGRRSHHRKTKRDTGVHIEIYYPKGLMVWYPHRTGMAGFGIEIFLNQRHLIDDEAVCDICLNTTELTYGKYVLRSDDAIVRGGDHLMYNAIKQKVNGTAYIMRSNEFYVAESRILSQQAKCPPQSRPTSGSSAERIATLEEEVNALETIVYDVFQHCNNVTQISKNLYLNFRPAETTRLDSKQLFNYTRNVLKEMLPKIDWDAVLINAFYYEDGVAFEVKTLIDKLKVLQMSKNFTQFTVNDLDDMETTTEGNEIEDY; encoded by the exons ATGAAACCGGTCGGATTTTATCTGGTGGGTCTTTTGTTGGTGGGGCTTTGTCTGAGCTCGGTCGAGGGAGGTCGCCGCTCCCACCACCGGAAGACCAAACGGGACACCGGGGTGCACATCGAGATCTACTACCCGAAGGGGTTGATGGTTTGGTACCCCCACCGGACGGGGATGGCTGGCTTCGGGATCGAGATATTCCTCAACCAGCGCCATTTGATCGATGACGAGGCGGTTTGTGACATCTGCTTGAACACGACGGAGCTCACGTACGGGAAGTACGTTCTGCGGAGTGACGACGCGATCGTCCGAGGTGGCGATCATCTAATGTACAACGCTATCAAGCAGAAGGTCAACGGTACCGCGTACATCATGCGAAGCAACGAGTTCTATGTTGCAG AGAGCCGCATTCTGTCCCAGCAAGCAAAGTGTCCACCCCAATCGCGCCCCACTTCGGGAAGTTCCGCCGAAAGGATCGCCACCCTGGAAGAAGAGGTCAACGCGCTGGAAACGATCGTGTACGACGTGTTCCAGCACTGCAACAACGTCACCCAAATCAGCAAGAACCTGTACCTTAACTTCCGTCCGGCGGAGACCACCCGCCTGGACTCGAAGCAGCTCTTCAACTACACCCGGAACGTGCTGAAGGAGATGCTGCCCAAGATCGACTGGGACGCGGTGCTGATCAATGCGTTCTACTACGAGGATGGTGTGGCGTTCGAGGTGAAGACGCTGATCGATAAGCTGAAGGTGCTGCAGATGTCCAAGAACTTTACCCAGTTTACGGTTAATGATTTGGATGACATGGAGACCACAACCGAGGGAAACGAAATTGAAGATTATTAG